A stretch of the Musa acuminata AAA Group cultivar baxijiao chromosome BXJ2-7, Cavendish_Baxijiao_AAA, whole genome shotgun sequence genome encodes the following:
- the LOC103990305 gene encoding protein NRT1/ PTR FAMILY 6.2 — protein sequence MDRKASWSVADAVDYKGLPADRSKTGGWAPAALILVIEICERLSTMGIAVNLVTYLGGTMHIPSAESANIVTDFMGTSFLLCLFGGFLADSFLGRYLTIAIFAMIQALGTGLLSISTKLPQLRPPPCNSTVTGQCQRANGFQMGALYLSLYLIAVGTGGLKSSVSGFGTDQFDEKHEKERSQMAYFFNRFFFFISTGTLFACTVLVYIQDEVGRSWAYGICCISMVLALLVFLSGTRRYRYKKSSGSPIVHILQVIVAAIRKRKLMLPSSVVFLYDDCPEASRIQHTDQFRFLDKAAIVAEEDHEVKGETKQPNPWKMCSVTRIEEVKMMIRLLPIWATTFMFWTIYAQMITFSVEQATTMERSIGSFQIPAGSLTAFFVAAILITCAVYDRVIMPLMKKWKGNQGFTSLQRIGIGLSFSIMGMAAAALTEVKRLSVAREAASGTTTLPISVFTLIPQFLFVGAGEAFIYTGQLDFFITRSPKGMKTMSTGLFLTTLSLGFFLSSFLVSFVKGVTGGKGGQGWLADNINYGRLDCFYGLLAGLSTMNLGAFLVCAGWSKPRVESPEKDSCGEDKC from the exons ATG GACCGGAAGGCGAGCTGGTCTGTGGCAGATGCTGTGGACTACAAGGGACTGCCTGCTGACAGGTCCAAGACTGGTGGATGGGCACCTGCAGCTCTGATCCTGG TCATCGAAATATGCGAGAGGCTTTCCACCATGGGGATTGCAGTCAACCTGGTGACGTATTTGGGAGGCACGATGCATATTCCGAGTGCAGAGTCGGCAAACATCGTCACGGACTTCATGGGCACATCTTTCTTGCTCTGCTTGTTCGGAGGTTTCCTCGCTGATTCCTTCTTGGGACGATACCTCACTATTGCCATCTTCGCTATGATCCAAGCACTA GGAACAGGCCTTCTGTCAATCTCCACGAAGCTGCCCCAGCTTCGACCGCCGCCATGCAATTCTACTGTCACCGGGCAATGCCAGCGAGCTAATGGCTTCCAGATGGGCGCCCTGTACTTGAGCCTCTACCTCATCGCGGTGGGCACCGGCGGCCTCAAGTCAAGCGTATCGGGCTTCGGTACCGACCAGTTCGACGAGAAGCACGAGAAGGAGAGAAGTCAGATGGCCTACTTCTTCAACaggttcttcttcttcatcagcacCGGCACTCTGTTCGCCTGCACTGTCCTCGTCTACATTCAGGACGAGGTGGGTCGAAGCTGGGCCTACGGCATCTGCTGCATCTCCATGGTTCTCGCCCTTCTGGTGTTCCTGTCCGGGACCAGAAGATACCGGTACAAGAAGAGCTCAGGGAGCCCAATCGTGCACATCCTCCAAGTGATCGTAGCTGCAATCAGGAAGAGGAAGCTTATGCTTCCTTCCTCTGTTGTCTTCTTGTATGATGACTGTCCTGAGGCCTCCAGAATCCAACATACTGACCAATTCCG TTTCCTGGACAAGGCTGCGATCGTTGCTGAAGAAGATCACGAAGTTAAGGGCGAGACTAAACAGCCGAACCCCTGGAAGATGTGCTCCGTGACGAGAATTGAGGAGGTGAAGATGATGATTCGGCTGCTTCCCATCTGGGCCACGACCTTCATGTTCTGGACCATCTACGCTCAGATGATCACCTTCTCCGTGGAGCAAGCGACGACGATGGAGAGATCCATCGGTAGCTTCCAAATCCCGGCAGGATCACTGACGGCCTTCTTCGTAGCGGCGATTCTCATCACCTGCGCCGTCTACGACCGCGTCATCATGCCTCTGATGAAGAAGTGGAAAGGCAACCAAG GTTTCACCAGCCTGCAAAGAATCGGAATTGGCCTGAGCTTCTCGATCATGGGGATGGCCGCTGCAGCACTGACGGAGGTGAAACGGCTCTCGGTGGCCCGGGAAGCCGCCAGCGGCACCACCACGCTGCCCATCAGTGTTTTCACGTTGATACCGCAGTTCCTGTTCGTGGGTGCCGGAGAAGCATTCATATACACCGGGCAGCTCGATTTCTTCATCACCCGGTCGCCGAAGGGGATGAAGACGATGAGCACCGGGCTCTTCCTAACGACGCTATCCCTCGGCTTCTTCCTGAGCAGCTTCTTGGTGTCGTTCGTGAAGGGTGTGACCGGCGGCAAGGGTGGACAGGGGTGGCTTGCCGACAACATCAACTACGGGAGGTTGGATTGCTTCTATGGGCTGCTTGCGGGACTGAGCACCATGAACTTGGGAGCTTTTCTTGTTTGTGCTGGTTGGAGCAAGCCACGGGTAGAGAGCCCTGAGAAGGATTCATGCGGAGAAGACAAGTGCTGA